In the Thermodesulfobacteriota bacterium genome, one interval contains:
- a CDS encoding glycosyltransferase family A protein: MDDKPLISCLCITRGRTKLLERAVQSFRDQTYPNKELLLLYQTDDEETAEYVRSMEDNNLMLVEVPSSEKFNLGRFRNRSISECRGDYFCQWDDDDWSHRDRLSFQMDVIESSGLPACLLFHWLMYDERTGKSYLSNRRPWEGSLLCKKSILGDDLRYEEVVKHEDTYLVTELFKRSLVFPVMMPKLYIYVYHGDNLCTREHWEKIFRASTELSADSTSIIKGILDGKYTGEEASRLLDGIEK; this comes from the coding sequence ATGGATGACAAGCCTCTCATATCATGCCTCTGCATCACGCGCGGAAGGACGAAGCTCCTCGAAAGGGCGGTTCAGTCCTTCAGGGATCAGACATATCCCAACAAAGAGCTCCTGCTCCTCTACCAGACCGACGACGAAGAGACGGCGGAATACGTGCGATCGATGGAAGACAATAATCTCATGCTGGTCGAGGTGCCCTCTTCCGAAAAATTTAATCTGGGGAGATTTAGAAACCGCTCCATTAGCGAGTGCCGCGGGGATTATTTCTGCCAGTGGGACGACGACGACTGGTCTCACCGCGACAGGCTTTCTTTCCAGATGGACGTCATCGAATCGAGCGGGTTGCCGGCATGCCTCCTGTTTCACTGGCTTATGTACGACGAGCGAACGGGTAAATCGTATCTGTCCAACAGGAGACCGTGGGAGGGGTCGCTTCTCTGTAAGAAATCGATACTCGGCGACGATCTGAGATACGAGGAAGTAGTGAAGCATGAGGATACGTATCTGGTTACCGAGCTCTTCAAGCGGAGCCTTGTTTTCCCTGTGATGATGCCCAAGCTCTACATATACGTTTATCACGGTGACAACTTATGCACGAGAGAGCATTGGGAGAAAATATTCAGGGCTTCAACGGAACTCTCCGCCGACTCTACATCGATAATCAAAGGCATACTCGATGGAAAATATACGGGGGAGGAGGCGTCGCGCCTGCTGGACGGAATCGAGAAATAA
- a CDS encoding class I SAM-dependent methyltransferase codes for MAETELKKEYALSDTENEKKRLEQQSRIIIQTTRRIFDLAGIARGMRVLELGTGAGDVALLLAEMVGPVGEVVSIERNPEILETAKKRAERGGYKNIRFISGDVSAAEPEGVFDALAGRAVLMYVPGPAGVLKSLLRHVRPGGVVVFQEVDFTIRPVAIPPLPLFMKCWDLLYAAMEKSGTEMQMGFKLLPVFKEAGLPEPAMHMDAFVGGPGSAGLDWFVSTIKSLVPMMEKLGVATAGEVGIDTLKERLIAEAAGSGTSDWLGMSNTWISAWTRKP; via the coding sequence ATGGCAGAAACGGAGTTAAAGAAAGAATATGCGCTCAGCGACACCGAGAACGAGAAGAAGAGGCTCGAGCAGCAGTCGCGCATAATCATCCAGACGACCAGGCGTATATTCGACCTTGCGGGGATCGCGCGCGGGATGAGGGTGCTCGAGCTCGGCACCGGTGCGGGGGACGTGGCGCTCCTGCTCGCGGAGATGGTGGGGCCCGTAGGGGAGGTCGTGAGCATAGAGAGGAACCCCGAGATACTGGAGACCGCAAAAAAGCGCGCCGAGCGGGGAGGATACAAGAACATCAGATTCATCAGCGGCGACGTGAGCGCGGCCGAGCCCGAGGGCGTGTTCGACGCTCTTGCCGGGCGCGCCGTGCTTATGTACGTGCCCGGGCCTGCCGGGGTGCTCAAGTCGCTGCTCCGTCACGTGAGGCCCGGGGGCGTGGTCGTCTTTCAGGAGGTGGATTTCACCATACGTCCCGTGGCAATACCGCCGCTGCCGCTCTTCATGAAGTGCTGGGACCTGCTCTACGCTGCTATGGAAAAGTCCGGGACGGAGATGCAGATGGGGTTCAAGCTCCTTCCGGTGTTCAAGGAGGCGGGGCTGCCCGAGCCTGCGATGCACATGGACGCCTTCGTGGGCGGGCCGGGGTCTGCCGGACTCGACTGGTTCGTGAGCACGATAAAGAGCCTCGTGCCCATGATGGAGAAGCTGGGCGTGGCGACCGCAGGCGAGGTCGGAATCGATACGCTAAAGGAGAGGCTCATAGCCGAGGCCGCCGGGAGCGGTACCTCCGACTGGCTCGGGATGTCGAACACGTGGATAAGCGCGTGGACGAGGAAGCCATGA
- a CDS encoding HXXEE domain-containing protein, giving the protein MKRWFFHNWMYTGLIAGLFLLALVPLLARTLSLPLLLVYLQLPVYMIHQVEEHHGDRFRRYVNGVMANGREVLSTEAVVVINIGCVWVVNMIALYLARFVDLGLGLIAVYLTLINALVHILGALAKRSYNPGLVTAVLLFLPVGLYALIVMSRTSGVTMADQIIAIAFAILVHIAIVMYVRWRMAALPAEPAQTHADMPST; this is encoded by the coding sequence ATGAAGCGCTGGTTTTTTCACAATTGGATGTATACCGGTCTTATTGCCGGACTGTTCTTGCTTGCGCTCGTGCCGCTATTAGCGCGGACGCTCAGTCTGCCTCTGCTGCTCGTCTACTTGCAGCTGCCCGTCTACATGATCCACCAGGTCGAAGAGCACCACGGCGATCGCTTTCGAAGGTACGTGAACGGCGTCATGGCCAATGGACGGGAAGTGCTATCAACCGAGGCGGTAGTAGTAATCAACATCGGCTGCGTGTGGGTGGTTAATATGATCGCACTCTATCTCGCGCGCTTCGTCGATCTCGGTCTGGGATTGATCGCCGTCTATCTAACCCTGATCAACGCCCTGGTTCACATTCTCGGGGCCCTGGCAAAGCGCAGCTATAATCCGGGACTCGTTACAGCCGTGCTGCTCTTTCTGCCGGTTGGACTCTATGCACTGATTGTCATGTCGCGCACATCAGGTGTCACCATGGCGGACCAGATCATCGCCATCGCTTTCGCGATTCTCGTCCATATCGCGATCGTCATGTATGTGAGGTGGCGGATGGCAGCGCTTCCGGCGGAACCGGCGCAAACGCACGCCGATATGCCGTCTACTTAG
- a CDS encoding glycosyltransferase, whose amino-acid sequence MAIPRIIHQTFRSGDIPGKFGRFREHLISLHPGWEYKFYDDEACRGAVEKFFPAFLPVYDRASVIQKSDIFRVIVVYGEGGFYLDMDMECLNPLDPLCEFRCVFGEESTLSGEYALRLGHRDRLRVANYMFGSEPGHPFLLRILRKMAGESRRDILAENDVLESTGPGLVTTVYHDWKDKLRDVVLLRNLDRACPVTGHVACHFGYYARHHHMASWRWEHKNGSPQYADAIRVKPAEADVERLFRYIDSKLNGAQVSDDIYVLRTYDDKAYDGLTNVFSRSSPVGIVVKDTKSLSGKKVLVCGVPHCYVYRLSRQNVNVAYTTFESNAIPSFWVESLNADYARCIVPHEYIKEVFIASGVRIPVTVIQQGFTRYRRNVRIKPQSGVFRIGFLGVPYNRKNLFKVYQACVNLLGSIPGLRLVVHSALKYSGIYTPEVYLMENSPFVEWTWGAKDEEWTSEWLSRLSCYIFPSSGEGWSFTPRESLYLGIPTLLSDIPVHKEIIESGFCRAIPVSGKEEAKYEGNTYGQWDRVSVNDIEEAIWDVYRNYGSYLIRALQGGRWIENKWTNESSQQMLLEFMRSL is encoded by the coding sequence ATGGCCATACCAAGAATAATTCACCAGACGTTCAGGAGCGGCGATATACCCGGTAAATTCGGCCGGTTCAGGGAGCACCTTATATCCCTGCACCCCGGATGGGAGTATAAATTCTACGACGACGAGGCGTGCAGGGGCGCGGTCGAAAAATTCTTCCCCGCGTTCCTGCCCGTATACGACCGGGCGTCCGTGATACAGAAGAGCGATATCTTCCGCGTCATAGTCGTTTACGGGGAGGGCGGATTTTACCTCGATATGGACATGGAGTGCCTTAACCCGCTTGATCCGCTGTGCGAATTCAGGTGCGTTTTCGGTGAGGAGTCTACTCTTTCCGGGGAATACGCCCTCAGGCTCGGGCACAGGGACAGGCTCCGTGTCGCGAACTATATGTTCGGCAGCGAGCCCGGCCACCCTTTCCTGCTCCGCATACTGAGGAAGATGGCCGGGGAGTCACGCCGCGACATACTCGCGGAGAACGACGTCCTCGAATCGACGGGTCCCGGGCTCGTCACCACTGTATATCACGACTGGAAGGATAAGCTAAGGGACGTGGTGCTGCTGCGCAACCTGGACCGCGCGTGCCCGGTGACGGGACACGTCGCCTGTCATTTCGGATACTACGCCAGACACCACCACATGGCGTCCTGGAGGTGGGAGCATAAAAACGGCTCGCCCCAGTATGCCGACGCTATAAGGGTGAAACCGGCTGAAGCCGACGTCGAGCGATTATTCCGGTATATAGATTCTAAACTCAATGGAGCGCAAGTATCCGATGATATATATGTGCTGCGGACGTATGACGACAAGGCTTACGACGGCTTGACTAATGTATTCAGCCGTTCCAGTCCTGTCGGGATCGTGGTAAAGGACACTAAGAGTCTATCCGGCAAGAAGGTATTGGTCTGCGGCGTCCCGCACTGCTACGTCTACAGGCTTTCCAGGCAGAATGTTAATGTCGCGTATACGACGTTTGAGTCAAATGCAATCCCCAGTTTCTGGGTCGAATCGCTTAATGCCGACTACGCCCGATGCATAGTCCCACACGAATATATAAAGGAGGTATTCATCGCATCGGGGGTGCGGATACCTGTCACGGTCATACAGCAGGGTTTTACGAGGTACCGGAGGAATGTCCGAATCAAACCGCAGAGCGGTGTCTTCCGTATTGGGTTCCTCGGCGTGCCCTATAACAGGAAAAATTTATTTAAAGTATATCAGGCGTGTGTGAATCTCCTTGGATCGATACCGGGGCTCAGGCTCGTTGTTCATTCCGCGTTAAAGTATTCCGGTATATACACACCGGAAGTCTACCTCATGGAGAATTCCCCCTTCGTCGAGTGGACATGGGGCGCAAAGGACGAGGAATGGACTTCGGAATGGCTCAGCCGGCTCTCCTGTTACATCTTCCCTTCGAGCGGGGAGGGATGGTCGTTCACGCCCCGCGAGAGCCTTTATCTCGGCATACCGACGTTATTGTCCGATATACCCGTGCATAAGGAGATTATCGAGTCCGGATTCTGCAGGGCCATACCCGTGAGCGGAAAGGAGGAGGCGAAATACGAAGGGAACACCTACGGCCAGTGGGACAGGGTCAGCGTGAACGATATCGAGGAAGCGATATGGGACGTATACCGGAATTACGGGAGCTACCTCATACGCGCCTTGCAAGGGGGCAGGTGGATAGAGAATAAATGGACGAACGAGAGCTCTCAGCAGATGCTTCTCGAATTCATGCGCTCCCTCTAA
- a CDS encoding glycosyltransferase, giving the protein MSDIVFSASMIVRNEEKFLEGCLESIKDVVDEIVVVDTGSKDATKEIAARFGARLFDFPWTGDFSAARNYALDRCRGEWILYIDADERLGPVSRDEVRRLLSDKQKVVYTVRFHPIGGYTAYKEYRIFRNDPRIRFQGVIHESMLSSVMAMGYEEGLGIGESPLAIHHTGYDGDLMHKHRRNLSMLVKQIEREPRRMYLRWQLGVAQKGLGDRDAAEKTWMEAIEMTRGKEAVTHEDSHAYYEMICLINERGGDPSCILDEALTLFPDNYLLIWTKAVKLAQGGRFDEAVPLFEKLVSVDPDALVDGPLSYNTAIFRELSYEPLAACFFKLGRYGESERYYALASGCDPDNLEYRTKLKFLRALLEKSRTRHG; this is encoded by the coding sequence TTGAGCGATATTGTCTTTTCAGCATCCATGATAGTCAGGAACGAGGAGAAATTCCTCGAAGGCTGCCTCGAATCCATAAAGGACGTCGTCGACGAAATAGTCGTAGTCGACACCGGGTCGAAGGACGCCACGAAGGAGATCGCCGCCCGGTTCGGGGCCAGGCTGTTCGATTTCCCCTGGACGGGCGATTTCTCCGCCGCCCGCAACTACGCGCTTGACCGCTGCCGGGGCGAATGGATCCTATACATAGACGCCGACGAGAGGCTCGGGCCCGTGAGCAGGGATGAGGTCAGGCGGCTGCTGTCGGACAAGCAGAAAGTCGTCTACACGGTCAGGTTCCACCCGATAGGCGGCTACACCGCCTACAAGGAATACCGCATATTCAGGAACGACCCACGGATACGTTTCCAGGGCGTGATACACGAGTCGATGCTTTCCTCCGTCATGGCGATGGGTTACGAAGAAGGGCTTGGAATAGGCGAGAGCCCGCTCGCGATCCACCATACGGGTTACGACGGCGACCTCATGCACAAGCACAGGCGGAACCTCTCCATGCTCGTGAAGCAGATCGAGCGGGAGCCCCGGAGGATGTACCTCAGGTGGCAGCTCGGGGTCGCTCAAAAAGGGCTCGGCGACAGGGATGCGGCCGAAAAGACGTGGATGGAAGCCATAGAGATGACGCGCGGCAAGGAAGCCGTCACCCACGAGGACAGCCACGCCTACTATGAAATGATATGTCTCATTAACGAGAGAGGTGGAGACCCCTCGTGCATTCTCGACGAGGCCCTGACGCTATTCCCCGATAATTATCTCCTGATCTGGACGAAGGCGGTCAAGCTTGCGCAGGGAGGGCGATTCGATGAAGCCGTTCCGCTTTTCGAAAAGCTCGTCTCGGTCGACCCCGACGCGCTCGTCGACGGTCCACTTTCTTACAACACAGCCATATTCAGGGAGCTTTCGTACGAGCCTTTAGCGGCCTGCTTTTTCAAGCTCGGCAGGTACGGCGAGAGCGAAAGGTACTACGCGCTCGCTTCGGGATGCGACCCGGACAACCTCGAATACCGGACGAAGCTCAAGTTCCTGCGCGCGCTGCTCGAAAAATCCCGGACCCGACATGGATGA
- a CDS encoding Hint domain-containing protein, whose translation MSDKKFLDGINPERREFLEKVTKGAFIIPTVISVMMLDQKLNLTTANAQSNDFAPGPCLSFETLISTPLGKLPVFTLKPGMLVYTLDADGVRTAMPLELVSKALVPASHTLCRLVLDDGREVRVSAGHPTADKRKIGDLVPGDIIDGSVVISAEKVLYSAGFTYDLLPSGDTGYYWADGVLMASTLSPGFGFIVRRPGRREEPRVSA comes from the coding sequence ATGAGCGACAAAAAATTTCTGGACGGTATTAACCCCGAAAGGCGGGAGTTCCTGGAAAAAGTAACCAAAGGAGCTTTCATCATCCCGACCGTGATCTCCGTGATGATGCTTGACCAGAAGCTCAACCTCACGACTGCCAACGCACAGAGCAACGACTTTGCTCCAGGTCCTTGTTTGTCTTTCGAGACTCTGATTTCTACACCGCTCGGCAAATTGCCGGTATTCACACTAAAACCCGGAATGCTCGTATATACGCTTGATGCGGACGGCGTCAGGACGGCAATGCCGCTCGAGCTCGTATCGAAGGCATTGGTTCCCGCAAGCCATACGCTTTGCCGCCTTGTCCTCGACGACGGCAGGGAAGTGCGCGTGTCGGCCGGGCATCCTACCGCTGACAAAAGGAAAATCGGCGATCTCGTTCCCGGGGATATCATCGACGGCTCGGTCGTCATATCTGCCGAAAAGGTCCTTTACTCTGCTGGCTTCACGTACGACCTGCTCCCTTCCGGGGATACGGGCTATTACTGGGCCGACGGCGTCCTTATGGCAAGCACACTTTCGCCAGGCTTCGGATTCATCGTCCGGAGGCCCGGTCGGCGGGAAGAGCCGCGCGTTTCCGCCTGA
- a CDS encoding PqqD family protein → MSEYPKIAEGIDINEVEDGYVIYQSEKDKVHYLNKTAVLVLEACTGKNSAADITAIVREAYQLTEDPEKEVADCLDTLIQEGLVK, encoded by the coding sequence ATGAGCGAATATCCGAAAATCGCCGAAGGCATAGACATAAACGAGGTCGAAGACGGCTACGTCATCTACCAGAGCGAGAAGGACAAGGTGCACTATCTCAACAAGACCGCGGTGCTCGTGCTCGAAGCATGCACGGGGAAAAATTCTGCGGCGGACATCACCGCGATCGTGAGGGAGGCGTATCAGCTCACGGAGGACCCGGAAAAGGAAGTCGCCGACTGCCTCGACACTCTAATTCAGGAAGGGCTCGTTAAATAA
- a CDS encoding nucleotidyltransferase family protein, with amino-acid sequence MKKGKGYGGCWPTPEQELLLRASLLDGSGAVGAFREWKATSDIDTVDPGSYRLFPLLYKNLLSHGVDDPLMNIFRWVYERTLSNNGTLYERLAGLLSEFNARGMPAVLVKGSALALLYYGDPGLRPMMDADILVPARRVREAIDMITALGWRSSVTPLKGISDARLLSRLGWTPGERDVRDYTEEYFSVRHGQDFTNPARFTIDLHWHLLHGYNRPDADDLFWKGARNISVEGVPALALDPADQLLQVCSHGVAWNTVPPIRWVADAAAIIRKEGEGLDWERLIHAAVRHGKVLPVREALGYLGRFLDKPLPDVVLGELGSLPVSGAGRFEYLVRTRPPGVLDGLVELRFLWRAYSSENGGKNIFARIYGFPEFLEHVFGMGSAWHLVLYSGYELVRRTGKIIGSAAERVLGKRASD; translated from the coding sequence ATGAAAAAAGGGAAAGGCTACGGAGGGTGCTGGCCCACACCGGAGCAGGAGCTCCTTCTCAGGGCCTCCCTGCTCGATGGCTCTGGGGCTGTAGGCGCTTTCCGTGAGTGGAAGGCCACGTCCGACATCGATACCGTGGACCCCGGCTCCTACAGGCTCTTCCCTCTTTTGTACAAGAATCTCTTATCGCACGGTGTAGACGACCCGCTCATGAACATTTTCAGGTGGGTCTATGAGAGGACGCTCTCCAACAACGGTACGCTCTACGAAAGGCTCGCGGGACTGCTCTCCGAATTCAACGCCCGCGGGATGCCGGCCGTTCTCGTCAAAGGCTCCGCTCTCGCGCTCCTGTATTACGGCGACCCCGGCCTCCGCCCGATGATGGACGCCGACATCCTCGTGCCCGCCCGGAGGGTGCGCGAGGCGATAGATATGATCACGGCCCTCGGGTGGCGGTCGTCCGTAACCCCGCTCAAGGGCATTTCCGATGCGAGGCTCCTCTCGAGGCTCGGATGGACTCCGGGGGAAAGGGACGTCAGGGATTACACGGAGGAATACTTCTCGGTCAGGCACGGGCAGGACTTCACGAACCCCGCGCGGTTCACGATTGACCTCCACTGGCACCTCCTCCACGGGTACAACCGTCCCGACGCCGACGACCTTTTCTGGAAAGGGGCGCGGAATATCAGCGTGGAAGGAGTTCCGGCGCTCGCGCTCGACCCCGCCGACCAGCTTCTCCAGGTATGCTCGCACGGGGTCGCGTGGAACACCGTGCCGCCGATAAGGTGGGTGGCCGACGCGGCTGCGATTATTCGTAAAGAAGGGGAGGGGCTCGACTGGGAGAGGCTCATTCACGCAGCGGTGAGGCACGGAAAGGTCCTCCCCGTGAGGGAAGCGCTCGGTTATCTCGGCCGCTTCCTCGATAAGCCCCTGCCGGACGTCGTCCTCGGGGAGCTCGGCTCCCTGCCCGTATCCGGGGCCGGGCGTTTCGAATACCTCGTGAGGACGAGGCCCCCGGGAGTGCTCGACGGGCTGGTCGAGCTCAGGTTCCTCTGGAGGGCCTATTCGAGCGAGAACGGCGGTAAGAATATATTTGCGAGGATTTACGGATTCCCCGAATTCCTGGAGCACGTTTTCGGCATGGGGAGCGCCTGGCACCTCGTCCTCTATTCAGGGTATGAATTGGTGCGCCGAACGGGGAAGATTATCGGCTCTGCTGCGGAGAGGGTCCTGGGAAAGCGCGCGTCTGACTGA
- a CDS encoding glycosyltransferase, producing MSNLFLSAAMIVRNEERFVEDCLKSLKGVADEIVVVDTGSTDRTKEIAAGYGARVFDFPWIDDFSAARNESLEHCRGEWIIYIDADERLGPIDKEAVRADLSRPGFAAFTVKYRPISWFTTFREYRIFRNDPRIRFEGIIHETVVPSVMKVCEEDGLAIGDSVLVVDHIGYDGDLGRKHRRNLPLLQRHVANLPENIFLRYRLGAVLKGLGDTEGAEREWRRAIETVRRSDNLIPRDSMSYYDLIRLLLDKGEDVTPLLEEAEALFPDNYLIMWAKGMVLMHGGRFDEAVSIFGRLTSIDPDKLDPGRISYDRRIFSEFSYEPMGTCFFKLGRLAESERCYSLALERDPANLEYRTKHRLVSALLGKKTG from the coding sequence TTGAGCAATTTATTCCTTTCAGCCGCCATGATAGTGCGAAACGAGGAGCGTTTCGTCGAAGACTGCCTGAAATCGCTCAAAGGCGTTGCGGATGAAATAGTCGTAGTCGATACGGGATCGACCGACAGGACTAAGGAGATCGCTGCCGGTTACGGCGCCAGGGTATTCGATTTCCCGTGGATAGACGACTTCTCGGCCGCACGGAACGAATCGCTCGAACATTGCCGCGGGGAATGGATAATCTACATCGACGCCGACGAAAGGCTCGGTCCAATCGATAAAGAAGCGGTCAGGGCCGACCTCTCGCGTCCGGGGTTCGCAGCGTTTACCGTGAAATACCGTCCAATTTCGTGGTTCACTACATTCAGGGAATACAGGATATTCAGGAACGACCCCAGGATAAGGTTTGAAGGGATAATTCACGAGACCGTGGTCCCGTCTGTTATGAAGGTCTGCGAGGAGGACGGGCTTGCGATAGGGGACTCGGTCTTGGTAGTAGACCACATAGGCTACGACGGCGATCTGGGACGCAAGCACAGGCGGAATCTGCCGCTGCTCCAGAGGCATGTCGCTAACCTCCCGGAAAACATATTCCTGAGATACAGGCTGGGGGCGGTGCTCAAGGGGTTAGGCGATACCGAAGGGGCGGAGAGGGAATGGCGGAGGGCGATCGAGACCGTCCGCCGTAGCGATAATCTCATACCCAGGGACAGCATGTCGTATTACGACCTGATACGTCTCCTCCTCGATAAGGGTGAGGACGTTACCCCGCTCCTTGAAGAGGCCGAGGCGCTTTTCCCGGACAATTACCTGATAATGTGGGCAAAGGGGATGGTGCTCATGCACGGGGGGAGGTTTGATGAGGCGGTCTCTATCTTCGGTCGGCTCACGTCCATCGACCCGGATAAACTCGACCCCGGCAGGATCTCGTACGACAGGAGGATATTCAGCGAGTTCTCGTACGAGCCCATGGGGACTTGCTTTTTCAAGCTGGGCAGGCTTGCCGAGAGCGAGCGCTGTTATTCCCTTGCTCTGGAGCGCGACCCTGCAAACCTGGAATATCGGACGAAGCACAGGCTCGTATCCGCGCTGCTCGGGAAAAAAACCGGATAG
- a CDS encoding M64 family metallopeptidase → MTGNRKWRKSLRLDFRYGNYNIILESQTRVDILPPPSDPIEEMDEYNGYYVKLTDRENNVFYIQRLQNPFRTETESYGDGAESPISYETLKDPDPTFSVLIPDPGIVFTLEIINKPLQAELFFRIARQSFTFTIDPAEVILPPIAVAARVENGTILGKEKIVDHGSDSECWTIAILAEGYRAEEMPKFITDTDKFINFFKNFPPFNEFWLKTNVYIVKIASTDSGADLPAQCQGGAPPVDVRTYLNASFCGALNNKRLLVVDRTTAKKVWSNWIPEAHVAFAMVNSGIYGGSGGEVAVFSTNPQSPLIGIHELGHSFFNLADEYEIPYVDFNPENYPNVTAKTQLSQIKWRDLIAPATPVPTSRNQCSGGGPFNHPVPEGTVGLFEGALYKSCSVFRPEKNCLMRDFGKKRFCAVCTRAIRNKLTQLLGTDEPNV, encoded by the coding sequence ATGACCGGCAACAGGAAATGGAGGAAGAGCCTCAGGCTCGACTTCAGATACGGGAACTACAATATTATTCTCGAATCCCAGACCCGGGTCGATATACTTCCTCCCCCGTCCGATCCGATAGAAGAGATGGACGAGTATAACGGTTATTACGTCAAGTTAACCGACCGGGAAAACAACGTTTTCTATATTCAGAGACTGCAGAATCCCTTCCGCACCGAAACAGAGTCCTACGGCGACGGGGCGGAGAGCCCGATCAGTTACGAAACCCTCAAAGACCCCGACCCGACCTTCTCGGTCCTGATTCCCGACCCGGGTATCGTCTTCACGCTCGAGATCATAAACAAGCCTCTCCAGGCGGAGCTGTTTTTTAGAATAGCTAGGCAGTCGTTCACATTCACGATCGACCCCGCGGAAGTAATACTCCCGCCGATAGCTGTCGCAGCAAGAGTGGAGAACGGGACGATTCTCGGGAAGGAGAAGATCGTCGATCACGGGAGCGACAGCGAATGCTGGACTATCGCCATACTCGCCGAAGGCTACAGGGCTGAGGAGATGCCTAAGTTTATTACCGATACTGACAAATTCATAAACTTTTTCAAAAATTTCCCGCCCTTCAATGAATTCTGGCTAAAGACCAATGTTTACATCGTAAAGATTGCTTCGACCGACAGCGGAGCAGACCTGCCGGCGCAGTGCCAGGGAGGGGCGCCGCCCGTAGACGTGAGGACATATCTCAATGCGAGCTTCTGCGGCGCACTGAACAACAAGCGCCTTCTCGTCGTCGACAGGACGACCGCCAAGAAGGTCTGGAGCAACTGGATACCTGAGGCGCATGTCGCTTTCGCTATGGTCAACAGCGGGATATACGGCGGGTCGGGCGGAGAAGTAGCCGTATTCTCGACCAACCCCCAGTCCCCGCTCATCGGCATCCATGAGCTCGGGCACAGTTTTTTCAATCTTGCGGACGAGTACGAAATTCCGTATGTAGATTTTAATCCGGAAAATTATCCGAACGTGACCGCAAAAACACAGCTCTCCCAAATAAAATGGAGGGACCTGATTGCGCCGGCGACGCCTGTCCCTACGTCGAGGAATCAATGTTCAGGCGGCGGGCCTTTTAACCATCCCGTACCGGAAGGCACGGTAGGGCTGTTCGAGGGAGCGCTTTACAAGTCCTGCAGCGTGTTCAGGCCCGAGAAGAATTGTCTCATGCGCGACTTCGGGAAGAAGCGTTTCTGCGCTGTGTGCACACGGGCGATCCGAAACAAACTCACTCAGCTTCTAGGCACCGACGAGCCGAACGTTTAG
- a CDS encoding sigma-70 family RNA polymerase sigma factor — protein sequence MDNTRESAQIWEEFSGRIRSHLLRKLRNKADAEDLMQDIFMKIHAHLSHLRESKKLSSWLYRITENTLNDYYRKKRLPDKEFDEDTTVPETGGVDDPLSGIEKCLGAFIERLPEKYREPLVMSDVEGKSQKEIAEEMDISYSGLKSRIQRGREMIKEMFIECCKLSLGKDGKLRGEVGMMDECTLCGKG from the coding sequence ATGGATAACACACGAGAAAGCGCTCAGATATGGGAGGAATTTTCGGGGAGGATAAGGTCACATCTCCTGAGAAAGCTGCGCAACAAGGCAGACGCAGAGGACCTCATGCAGGACATATTCATGAAGATCCACGCCCACCTGTCGCACCTCCGCGAGAGTAAGAAGCTCTCCTCGTGGCTATACAGGATAACGGAGAACACGCTCAACGATTACTACAGAAAGAAACGGCTCCCGGACAAGGAGTTCGATGAAGATACGACTGTCCCGGAAACGGGCGGCGTAGACGACCCGCTTTCGGGGATAGAAAAATGTCTCGGAGCGTTCATAGAGAGGCTGCCGGAGAAATACAGGGAGCCCCTCGTGATGAGCGACGTGGAGGGGAAGAGCCAGAAGGAGATCGCGGAAGAGATGGACATCTCGTACTCGGGACTCAAGTCAAGGATTCAGAGGGGGCGGGAGATGATAAAGGAGATGTTCATCGAGTGCTGCAAACTCTCCTTAGGGAAGGACGGGAAGCTCAGGGGCGAGGTCGGGATGATGGACGAATGCACCTTGTGCGGGAAGGGTTAA